TGCTGTAAAATACATTTCCTGAAATGTCAGAAAGCTTCGTAATTCTCCCAAAATATAAGGTCCGACACCTAAGCCCAGATCCAAGCCAATAAAATAAGTCGACAAAGCAATCCCGATACGATGACTGGTTGGGCTAGCTTTTAAACAAATTGCTTGTCCATTAGACATAAACGTACCGTAGCCTAAACCAATCAATCCGCCAGAGACGAATAGCATCCAGCTACTTGTCGTTATACTCAAGAAAAGTAAACCCCCCGTTAAGAATATGAAGCTAGGGTACATCACCGCATTTTCACCACGAGCATCAAAAATACGGCCGGAGAGTGGACGTGTTGCTGTGATTACTAACGCATACACGACGAAGAAGAAAGAACTGGCACTCACAAGGTCGATCGCTTTTGCATAGGATGAAAGAAAAGAAAGAACGCTAGAATAAGATAAGCCCATTAGAAAACCAATAAATGAAATAAATAGAACTTTCTTTTCGATAAAGCTATCCCAGCTCCAGCGTGATAAACTTGCCCGATGTTCAGGCGTCAACTGAATATTTTTGACTGGGAAAATAAAACAGGCGATCGTAGTCAGTAAAATCAGAATGATTGAAAATAGAATGATAAAATAGAAGTTCATCGTATTTAGCAAGACCATCCCGATAAATGGTCCAATGGCAGCAGCTAAACTTGTGCTTAAGCCATAATAATTGATTCCTTCACCATGTCTAGATTTAGGAATATACGCTGTAACGATCGCATTCGTTGCGG
This sequence is a window from Enterococcus wangshanyuanii. Protein-coding genes within it:
- a CDS encoding MFS transporter codes for the protein MSEQSKEKLFNKGFISITLINFIVYLVYYLLMVIIAVIAQDTLHATLGQAGLASGIYIIGTLIARLFMGKTLELIGRKAVLRYGALFYLVTTIAYLYIPSIGVLYFVRLLNGFGYGAVSTATNAIVTAYIPKSRHGEGINYYGLSTSLAAAIGPFIGMVLLNTMNFYFIILFSIILILLTTIACFIFPVKNIQLTPEHRASLSRWSWDSFIEKKVLFISFIGFLMGLSYSSVLSFLSSYAKAIDLVSASSFFFVVYALVITATRPLSGRIFDARGENAVMYPSFIFLTGGLLFLSITTSSWMLFVSGGLIGLGYGTFMSNGQAICLKASPTSHRIGIALSTYFIGLDLGLGVGPYILGELRSFLTFQEMYFTAAMIPVACTILYALFYRSKAVDYTMNPIKKLEEQ